One region of Deinococcus koreensis genomic DNA includes:
- a CDS encoding O-antigen ligase family protein produces MTVPEQPPPIHRLDRSAVLQATLQAGLIGLPALLIGLLALRQPLLAGAASAAALFAALLFQMGARLPAYALGLLGVSLAGYAFLGKGYAYLGVPPLFIGEVALGLGLIGLVMAWARGARLVHTRGLVLLIALFILIGLGSTLPYVGKYGLNAIRDAAAWYYALFTLIVATLVVHLGRFRQVILRYGRVLPYFLLAAPFGFWITRLFEPSIPTWPISAQAILLVKGGDLAVHLAGVMAFLMLGLHRLAAPEHAQSARPLRRRTEWWWWGLWMISFASLLTGRASLVTVGAALACVLLLRPISRWGRPLFLAASMLLLLVVVDPRIKMSSGRELSLDGLLLNVQSITGDTGVSVVDGTRTWRLDWWRTITRYTVYGDKFWTGKGYGINLANSDGFQVDSEQTLRNPHSIHYSILARSGVPGLVSWIALNLVFAWSLLMAFFRARTAGHLVWANVHLWILAYWVALMTNASFDVFIEGPQGGIWYWSLLGFGIAALELYRRGEKV; encoded by the coding sequence ATGACTGTGCCCGAACAGCCGCCGCCCATCCACCGACTCGATCGCTCAGCCGTCCTGCAGGCCACCTTGCAGGCCGGACTGATTGGCCTGCCTGCCCTGCTGATCGGTCTCCTGGCCCTCCGGCAGCCACTCCTGGCGGGTGCTGCCAGCGCCGCGGCCCTCTTCGCGGCCCTCCTCTTTCAGATGGGGGCGCGGCTTCCAGCCTACGCGCTCGGGCTTCTGGGTGTGTCTCTGGCCGGCTACGCCTTTTTGGGAAAGGGGTATGCCTATCTGGGCGTGCCGCCACTCTTTATCGGTGAAGTGGCCCTCGGGCTGGGGCTCATCGGGCTGGTGATGGCGTGGGCGCGGGGGGCACGTCTGGTGCATACCAGGGGACTGGTGCTGCTCATCGCCCTCTTTATCTTGATCGGACTGGGCAGCACCTTGCCCTACGTAGGCAAATACGGCCTCAACGCCATCCGCGACGCTGCGGCGTGGTACTACGCTCTCTTTACTCTGATCGTCGCGACCCTCGTGGTGCATCTGGGCAGGTTCAGGCAGGTCATCCTGAGGTACGGGCGTGTACTGCCCTACTTTCTGCTGGCCGCACCGTTCGGGTTCTGGATCACCCGGCTGTTCGAACCTTCTATCCCCACCTGGCCGATCAGCGCCCAGGCCATCCTGCTCGTGAAGGGGGGGGATCTCGCGGTTCATCTGGCTGGCGTGATGGCGTTCCTGATGCTGGGCCTTCACCGCCTGGCTGCGCCGGAGCACGCCCAGTCAGCCCGCCCGCTGAGGCGGCGTACCGAATGGTGGTGGTGGGGTCTCTGGATGATTTCTTTCGCCAGCCTGCTCACTGGACGGGCCTCGCTCGTGACCGTCGGGGCCGCCCTGGCCTGTGTGCTGCTGCTCCGTCCCATCAGCCGCTGGGGCCGCCCCCTGTTTCTGGCGGCCAGCATGCTGCTGCTCCTGGTGGTCGTCGACCCCCGGATCAAGATGAGCTCAGGCCGTGAGCTGTCGCTCGATGGTCTCCTGCTGAACGTCCAGAGCATCACTGGGGATACCGGCGTGTCGGTGGTGGATGGAACCCGCACCTGGCGGCTGGACTGGTGGAGAACGATAACCCGCTACACGGTCTACGGTGACAAATTCTGGACGGGCAAAGGGTATGGAATCAATCTCGCCAATTCGGACGGATTCCAGGTCGACTCGGAGCAGACCCTCCGCAATCCTCACAGCATCCACTATTCGATCCTGGCCCGCTCCGGCGTCCCCGGGCTGGTCAGCTGGATCGCCCTCAACCTGGTGTTCGCGTGGAGCCTGCTGATGGCCTTCTTCAGGGCGCGTACAGCCGGTCACCTGGTGTGGGCGAACGTTCACCTCTGGATCCTGGCCTACTGGGTGGCGTTGATGACCAACGCCTCCTTCGACGTCTTCATCGAGGGCCCGCAAGGCGGCATCTGGTACTGGAGCCTGCTGGGGTTCGGCATCGCCGCCCTGGAACTCTACAGGCGTGGGGAGAAAGTATGA
- a CDS encoding glycosyltransferase family 4 protein → MKILLVHNFYQQAGGEDVVFEAERSMLVAAGHTVETYTVSNDDLKHVPALKMAIRTVWNAEAARTLAELVRRQNIDVVHFHNTFPMLSPAVYQAVRAAGAAAVQTLHNYRLVCANALLYRDDRPCEDCLGVLPWPAIKHRCYRESLAASATVAGTQVLHRVFRTYQREIDAYIALTSFARHKFIEGGLPPELLHVKPNFLDEDPGVGSGGGGYALFIGRLTPEKGIRTLLKAWENPGHALPLKILGHGPLAPEVEAAARLSPGIEWLGQRPRSEVMRLAGEAECLVFPSEWYEGFPMTIVEAFAVGLPVIASRVGALPEIVESGRTGLHFAPGDAESLKAAVGSMTTEKRALWSAGARAEFEHRYTRPQNILELMSIYHTALQRKGH, encoded by the coding sequence ATGAAGATCCTGCTTGTTCATAACTTTTACCAGCAGGCTGGGGGAGAGGATGTGGTTTTCGAAGCGGAACGGTCGATGCTGGTGGCCGCTGGGCATACGGTCGAGACCTACACCGTCAGTAACGATGATTTGAAGCATGTCCCAGCGCTCAAGATGGCCATCCGTACTGTCTGGAACGCTGAAGCTGCCCGGACCCTGGCCGAGCTGGTGCGGCGGCAGAACATTGATGTCGTGCATTTCCACAACACGTTTCCCATGCTGTCCCCAGCGGTTTACCAGGCGGTCAGGGCAGCCGGGGCGGCGGCCGTGCAGACCCTCCACAATTACCGTCTGGTGTGTGCCAATGCCCTTCTGTACCGCGACGACAGACCATGTGAGGACTGCCTGGGTGTCCTGCCCTGGCCTGCCATCAAGCACCGGTGCTACCGCGAGAGTCTGGCCGCCTCCGCCACTGTGGCGGGCACCCAGGTGCTCCACCGCGTCTTCCGCACCTACCAGCGCGAGATTGACGCCTACATCGCGTTGACCTCGTTCGCCCGGCACAAATTCATCGAGGGCGGCCTGCCACCGGAACTGCTCCACGTCAAACCAAACTTCCTGGACGAAGATCCGGGAGTGGGCTCTGGTGGCGGCGGCTACGCCTTGTTCATCGGTCGCCTGACTCCGGAAAAGGGGATACGCACGCTGCTGAAGGCCTGGGAGAACCCTGGACACGCCCTGCCCCTGAAAATTCTCGGCCACGGGCCGCTGGCCCCAGAAGTCGAAGCTGCGGCACGTCTTTCCCCAGGCATCGAATGGCTGGGGCAGCGACCACGTTCGGAAGTGATGCGCCTGGCGGGAGAGGCCGAATGCCTCGTGTTCCCCTCGGAGTGGTACGAAGGCTTTCCCATGACCATCGTGGAAGCTTTCGCCGTCGGACTGCCCGTCATCGCGAGCCGGGTCGGAGCGTTACCGGAGATCGTGGAGTCGGGACGAACGGGTCTGCACTTCGCGCCTGGGGATGCGGAGTCGCTCAAGGCGGCTGTGGGGAGCATGACCACGGAGAAGCGTGCCCTCTGGTCTGCTGGAGCGCGTGCCGAATTTGAGCACCGGTATACCCGCCCACAGAATATCCTTGAACTCATGTCCATTTACCACACAGCCCTCCAGCGAAAAGGCCATTGA
- a CDS encoding phosphohexose mutase: MKLTFGTDGWRGVIADEFTVANTRRVALAHAQALRAAGGRAAAVAHDTRFLGERFAAVAAGTLQEAGLDVTLLRGATPTPALSFAVKAAGLAGGVMITASHNPAIYQGYKLKGAYGGSATPDLVAEVEARLDAPPIPAPAGTLAETSVQDSYLEAVSGRIDLGAIDRAGVPIYHDAMHGAASGWLETFAGRFLKVPFHGLRNTPSPLFGGVNPEPTPPNLAFTLEAMRAVSGPAFAVVTDGDADRVGAVLSGGRYFNSHQIFAVLLHHLARQGGRGRVIRTVSTSAIIQRLAEHHGLEVVQTPVGFKYVTEAFLEGDADPARAVLIGGEESGGIGVQGWLPERDGLFNGLLLQETIAASGLGLDEQFAAIERLTGMSHHYDRRDLHLSGDLDRGGLRQATAETTSLQGHRVEEVVTLDGVKLVFDGGFGMVRASGTEPVVRLYVEAPSDAEVQAILKQLEGLARRFVR; encoded by the coding sequence ATGAAGCTGACTTTCGGAACCGACGGCTGGCGCGGCGTGATCGCCGACGAATTCACAGTGGCGAACACGCGCCGGGTGGCGCTGGCGCACGCCCAGGCCCTGCGGGCGGCCGGGGGACGCGCGGCGGCGGTCGCCCACGACACGCGCTTTCTCGGCGAGCGCTTCGCGGCGGTGGCGGCCGGCACGCTGCAGGAGGCCGGCCTGGACGTGACGCTGCTGCGCGGCGCGACCCCCACCCCGGCGCTCTCGTTCGCGGTGAAAGCCGCCGGACTCGCCGGCGGGGTGATGATCACCGCCAGCCACAACCCGGCCATCTACCAGGGCTACAAACTCAAGGGAGCCTACGGCGGCAGCGCCACCCCCGATCTGGTGGCCGAGGTCGAGGCGCGCCTGGACGCCCCGCCCATCCCGGCCCCGGCCGGGACGCTCGCGGAGACCTCGGTTCAGGACAGCTATCTGGAGGCCGTCAGCGGGCGCATCGACCTGGGCGCCATCGACCGCGCGGGCGTCCCCATCTACCACGACGCCATGCACGGCGCCGCGAGCGGCTGGCTGGAGACCTTCGCCGGGCGCTTCCTGAAGGTGCCGTTCCACGGCCTGCGGAACACCCCCAGCCCGCTGTTCGGGGGGGTCAACCCGGAGCCCACCCCGCCCAACCTGGCCTTCACCCTGGAGGCCATGCGCGCCGTGTCCGGCCCGGCCTTCGCAGTCGTGACCGACGGCGACGCCGACCGGGTGGGCGCGGTGCTCTCCGGCGGGCGCTATTTCAACAGCCACCAGATCTTCGCGGTGCTGCTGCACCACCTCGCCCGCCAGGGGGGGCGGGGGCGGGTGATCCGCACCGTCTCGACCAGCGCCATCATCCAGCGCCTCGCCGAGCACCACGGCCTGGAGGTCGTGCAGACCCCGGTGGGGTTCAAGTACGTCACCGAGGCCTTCCTGGAGGGCGACGCCGACCCGGCGCGGGCCGTGCTGATCGGCGGCGAGGAGTCCGGCGGCATCGGAGTCCAGGGCTGGCTGCCTGAGCGCGACGGACTCTTCAATGGCCTGCTGCTGCAGGAGACCATCGCCGCGAGCGGCCTGGGCCTGGACGAGCAGTTCGCCGCGATCGAGCGCCTGACCGGCATGAGCCACCACTACGACCGCCGCGACCTGCACCTGTCGGGCGACCTCGACCGAGGCGGGCTGAGGCAGGCCACCGCGGAGACCACCAGCCTGCAGGGGCACCGGGTTGAGGAGGTCGTGACCCTCGACGGCGTGAAGCTGGTGTTCGACGGCGGCTTCGGGATGGTGAGGGCGTCGGGCACCGAGCCGGTCGTGCGGCTGTACGTGGAGGCGCCCAGCGACGCCGAGGTGCAGGCGATCCTGAAGCAGCTGGAGGGGCTGGCGCGGCGTTTCGTGCGCTGA
- a CDS encoding Ig-like domain-containing protein, producing MSIPTIRLTAASLVLTALLAACTPPNPPDQGPGPGPEPTDSAIVSINFQPAASPVPTGYLADTGAAYTDARKFGWVRQDSLGQPSASHVPLDITANTRDRDAAGVDARLKTLIHMQYTAGSSSQGGVSTPAAWEYALANGSYTVTVAVGDPLNTDSSHAINLEGQPAITAFAPSNTQRFTTLTRRVTVSDGRLTVEAKGSNTKLDYVIIAPGERPSVSKFSPQDGQTLVDPAAGLAGDLNLLNSSSAKGNGVDPATLTSSTIKLTEVSTNAAVPFAPNTSGGGDVLVVKPSGSLKPNTKYRLEVTSGVKDVNGVGFLPVTTTFVTGSGSTTGGTLAFDQVALPTVPSENAYTSVEIGKDGKLYASTLDGKILRFPINADGTLGAAETLTSLRDRQGPRTIIGLKFDPASTADNLILWISNNEYYDVVNKKTPADWSGKITRLSGPNLENVQDYVVGLPRSVKDHMTNSVNFKTDNAGRASEPNVLYILQGSQSAMGAADPTWGNRPERLLSASLLRLDLNKLPAGSLPLDAKTGDGGTYNPYAPGAPLTLYATGIRNAYDMVWHTNGQLYVPTNGSAAGGNTPGTPAGTIPCADGTTYTGESVPALAGASTQNDYLFRVVPGGYYGHPNPLRCQFVMNGGNPTNMTDPAEVVPVDARAGYPVGTKPDANYRGFAFNFGEHASANGAIEEYTTSGTSALRNKLLVVRYSKQKDIVVLSPGADLNIASAQEGVAGLAFATGTSTLSPLDLTENRTNGYLYVALLDESTGKGSIRLARPK from the coding sequence ATGTCGATCCCTACCATCCGCTTGACGGCCGCGTCCCTGGTGCTGACGGCCCTGCTGGCTGCCTGCACCCCGCCCAACCCCCCTGACCAGGGGCCGGGGCCGGGGCCCGAACCCACCGACAGCGCCATCGTCTCCATCAACTTCCAGCCGGCGGCCAGTCCGGTGCCCACGGGCTACCTCGCCGATACGGGCGCGGCCTACACCGACGCGCGCAAATTCGGCTGGGTGCGGCAGGACAGCCTGGGCCAGCCCTCGGCCAGCCACGTGCCCCTGGACATCACGGCCAACACCCGCGACCGCGACGCCGCCGGGGTGGACGCCCGCCTCAAGACGCTGATCCACATGCAGTACACGGCGGGCAGCAGCTCCCAGGGCGGCGTGAGCACCCCGGCCGCCTGGGAGTACGCCCTCGCCAACGGCTCGTACACCGTGACCGTGGCGGTGGGCGACCCGCTGAACACGGACTCCTCGCACGCCATCAATCTCGAGGGGCAGCCGGCCATCACGGCCTTCGCGCCGTCCAACACCCAGCGCTTCACCACCCTGACCCGCCGGGTCACCGTGTCCGACGGCCGCCTCACGGTCGAGGCCAAGGGCAGCAACACCAAGCTCGACTACGTGATCATCGCGCCGGGCGAGCGGCCCAGCGTCAGCAAGTTCTCGCCCCAGGACGGGCAGACGCTGGTCGACCCGGCCGCCGGTCTGGCCGGGGATCTCAACCTGCTGAACAGTTCCAGCGCCAAGGGCAACGGGGTCGATCCGGCCACGCTGACCAGCAGCACCATCAAGCTGACCGAGGTGTCCACGAACGCGGCCGTGCCCTTCGCGCCGAACACCTCGGGCGGCGGCGACGTGCTGGTGGTCAAGCCCTCGGGATCGCTCAAGCCCAACACCAAGTACCGCCTGGAGGTGACCAGCGGCGTCAAGGACGTCAACGGCGTGGGCTTCCTGCCGGTCACGACCACCTTCGTCACCGGCTCGGGCAGCACCACGGGCGGCACGCTGGCCTTCGATCAGGTCGCGCTGCCCACGGTGCCCTCCGAGAACGCCTACACCTCGGTGGAGATCGGCAAGGACGGCAAGCTGTACGCCTCCACGCTGGACGGCAAGATCCTGCGCTTCCCGATCAACGCGGACGGGACGCTCGGGGCGGCCGAGACCCTGACCTCGCTGCGCGACCGCCAGGGCCCGCGCACCATCATCGGCCTGAAGTTCGATCCGGCGTCCACGGCCGACAACCTCATCCTGTGGATCAGCAACAACGAGTACTACGACGTCGTGAACAAGAAGACGCCCGCCGACTGGAGCGGGAAGATCACGCGCCTGAGCGGGCCGAATCTGGAGAACGTGCAGGATTACGTGGTGGGCCTGCCGCGCTCGGTGAAGGATCACATGACCAACTCGGTCAACTTCAAGACCGACAACGCTGGCCGGGCCAGCGAGCCCAACGTGCTGTACATCCTGCAGGGCAGCCAGTCGGCGATGGGCGCCGCCGACCCGACCTGGGGCAACCGGCCCGAGCGGCTGCTGAGCGCGTCCCTGCTGCGCCTGGATCTGAACAAGCTGCCCGCCGGATCGCTGCCGCTGGACGCCAAGACGGGGGACGGGGGCACCTACAACCCGTACGCCCCGGGGGCCCCGCTGACCCTCTACGCCACCGGTATCCGCAACGCCTACGACATGGTGTGGCACACCAACGGCCAGCTGTACGTGCCGACCAACGGCTCGGCGGCGGGCGGCAACACGCCCGGCACGCCGGCCGGCACGATTCCCTGCGCGGACGGCACCACCTACACGGGTGAGAGCGTTCCGGCGCTGGCCGGCGCGAGCACCCAGAACGACTACCTGTTCCGGGTCGTGCCGGGCGGCTATTACGGTCACCCCAACCCGCTGCGCTGCCAGTTTGTGATGAACGGCGGCAACCCCACGAACATGACCGATCCCGCCGAGGTCGTGCCCGTCGACGCCCGCGCCGGGTATCCGGTGGGCACGAAGCCGGACGCCAACTACCGGGGCTTCGCCTTCAACTTCGGCGAGCACGCCTCGGCCAACGGGGCCATCGAGGAGTACACGACCAGCGGCACCTCGGCGCTCCGGAACAAGCTGCTCGTGGTGCGCTACAGCAAGCAGAAGGACATCGTCGTGCTGTCCCCCGGCGCCGACCTCAACATCGCCAGCGCGCAGGAAGGGGTGGCCGGGCTGGCCTTCGCCACCGGCACCTCGACCCTCTCGCCGCTCGATCTGACCGAGAACCGCACGAACGGCTACCTGTACGTGGCGCTGCTGGACGAGTCCACCGGCAAGGGCTCGATCCGGCTCGCCCGGCCCAAGTAG
- a CDS encoding WD40 repeat domain-containing protein — protein MNAPRLLCLAALLLAAVPAGATILSPAPPALAAPMRVSAQLTLNGGAAQAVTFSPRGDLLATGDGSGALGLWTRGGRPVATMQQPGGISALAFSPDGRWLATAGTDGRVRVWNVLTRSLRWTLNPETFFVTSVAFSPDGRTLASAGGDTVPGSGDSIKLWNLASGRLQSSLPGHGDVVTSVAFDPGGTRLASGSRDRTVRLWNLRSLTQERVLTGHGDYVSAVAFSPDGQTLASASWDASVRLWDTASGRLRAALQGHTAPVTSLAFSRSGAQLASGGQDRTVRLWNPVQATAAGVLDLHRDTVTALAFGSQGLLASSGGGDRLVALWGAVPRP, from the coding sequence ATGAACGCACCCCGACTGCTGTGTCTCGCCGCTCTGCTCCTGGCCGCCGTGCCGGCCGGGGCGACCATCCTCTCCCCCGCCCCGCCCGCCCTCGCGGCGCCGATGCGGGTCAGCGCCCAGCTCACCCTGAACGGCGGCGCGGCGCAGGCGGTCACGTTCAGCCCCCGGGGAGATCTGCTGGCCACGGGCGACGGCTCGGGGGCGCTGGGCCTGTGGACCCGCGGTGGGCGGCCCGTGGCGACCATGCAGCAGCCCGGCGGGATCTCCGCGCTGGCCTTCTCGCCGGACGGCCGCTGGCTGGCCACCGCCGGCACCGATGGCCGCGTCCGGGTGTGGAACGTGCTCACGCGCAGCCTGCGCTGGACGCTGAATCCCGAGACCTTCTTCGTGACCTCGGTGGCCTTCAGCCCCGACGGCCGGACGCTGGCGAGTGCCGGCGGCGACACCGTGCCGGGCTCGGGCGACAGCATCAAGCTGTGGAACCTCGCGTCCGGGCGCCTGCAGAGCAGCCTGCCCGGGCACGGCGACGTGGTGACCTCGGTGGCCTTCGACCCGGGCGGCACGCGGCTGGCGAGCGGCAGCCGCGACCGTACGGTGCGGCTGTGGAACCTGAGGTCGCTGACCCAGGAGCGGGTGCTGACCGGCCACGGTGACTATGTCAGCGCGGTCGCCTTCTCGCCAGACGGGCAGACGCTCGCGAGTGCCAGCTGGGACGCCAGCGTTCGGTTGTGGGACACCGCCAGCGGTCGGCTCCGCGCTGCCCTGCAGGGCCACACGGCGCCGGTCACCAGCCTCGCCTTTTCGCGCAGCGGCGCGCAGCTCGCCAGCGGCGGCCAAGACCGCACGGTGCGCCTGTGGAATCCCGTCCAGGCCACGGCCGCGGGCGTGCTCGACCTGCACCGGGACACGGTGACGGCTCTGGCCTTCGGCAGCCAGGGACTGCTTGCCAGCAGTGGCGGCGGCGACCGGCTGGTGGCGCTGTGGGGAGCAGTCCCGCGACCTTAG
- a CDS encoding WecB/TagA/CpsF family glycosyltransferase: MIHWAQAGESRYVCASNVHMVMESHDSAEFKTVVNGASLVTSDGVPLVWALKMLGVPDASRVYGPTLTLHVSEWAAREGLPVALYGGTPESLEAFAEVLRQKYPGIQLPCLIAPPFRPLTAAEDDAYTRQIVDSGARIVFVGIGCPKQERWMAAHAGRIPAVMLGIGAAFDFHSGRVRQAPAVVQRLGLEWLFRLIMEPKRLWKRYAKHNPRFVALFFRQWLTSKGLGQSRSS; encoded by the coding sequence GTGATCCACTGGGCCCAGGCTGGGGAATCTCGCTATGTCTGCGCTTCGAACGTCCACATGGTGATGGAAAGCCACGACAGCGCAGAGTTCAAGACGGTGGTCAATGGGGCCAGTCTGGTCACCTCGGACGGCGTGCCCCTGGTCTGGGCGCTGAAGATGCTGGGAGTCCCTGACGCCAGTCGAGTGTATGGGCCCACCCTGACCCTGCATGTCAGCGAATGGGCGGCCCGGGAAGGACTTCCGGTCGCCCTGTACGGAGGAACCCCGGAGAGCCTGGAGGCGTTTGCCGAGGTGCTGCGTCAGAAGTATCCCGGCATCCAGCTGCCGTGCCTGATCGCCCCTCCCTTCCGTCCCCTCACGGCGGCTGAGGACGATGCGTACACCCGTCAGATCGTCGATTCTGGGGCGCGGATCGTCTTCGTCGGAATCGGCTGCCCGAAGCAGGAGCGCTGGATGGCGGCCCACGCCGGACGGATTCCGGCGGTGATGCTGGGCATCGGGGCGGCCTTCGACTTTCACTCCGGGCGGGTGCGTCAGGCCCCTGCGGTGGTGCAGCGGCTGGGTCTCGAGTGGCTGTTCAGGCTGATCATGGAGCCAAAGCGACTGTGGAAACGCTACGCGAAGCATAATCCGCGCTTTGTGGCCCTGTTCTTCCGGCAGTGGCTCACATCGAAGGGACTCGGTCAATCACGATCGTCCTGA
- a CDS encoding glycosyltransferase family 2 protein, translated as MNQVSSNNNVPMFAVIVPLYNAAAYLDETLRAIQAQTFRDFEVVMVDDGSTDTTAELALGYVRRDERFHLIRTSNRGISPSRNTAVTHSSAPWLAVCDGDDVWLPEKLSLQAEFIRAWEVSGNRPLAAVGTAGHFINAAGERFSEIDPPQEPWPADADQIDSSPELKIINSSVVFRRDFFLKAGQYGSDYKATEDLDLWLRLLEYGSVVNLPEHLTLYRMHGLNLSHQSYIPMLLHAQRCYINAERRKSRLPLYTHEEYIHSLRRDPTSYELMVRSMRQMMFYNMGKVNLHNRRYFLAARALFMAAAAAPKDTLRLTSKSKVVRRLAGAP; from the coding sequence ATGAACCAGGTATCTTCTAATAACAATGTGCCGATGTTCGCCGTCATTGTACCGTTGTACAATGCAGCCGCCTACCTCGATGAGACGTTACGTGCCATCCAGGCGCAAACTTTCCGTGACTTCGAGGTCGTGATGGTCGATGACGGCTCGACGGACACGACCGCCGAACTGGCCCTCGGCTACGTCCGGCGCGATGAGCGATTTCATTTGATCCGCACCTCCAACAGGGGTATCTCGCCAAGTCGTAACACCGCGGTGACGCATTCGTCGGCTCCCTGGCTCGCGGTATGCGACGGCGACGACGTCTGGCTCCCGGAAAAACTGTCTTTACAGGCTGAATTCATCCGGGCCTGGGAGGTCAGTGGGAACCGGCCACTCGCTGCTGTGGGAACGGCCGGGCACTTCATCAATGCCGCAGGAGAGCGGTTCAGCGAAATCGATCCTCCACAGGAACCGTGGCCAGCCGACGCAGATCAAATCGACAGTTCACCGGAGTTGAAAATCATCAATTCCTCCGTTGTGTTTCGACGCGATTTCTTCCTCAAGGCAGGGCAGTATGGTTCCGACTATAAGGCCACTGAGGATCTTGACCTCTGGTTGAGGCTCCTCGAATACGGTTCCGTGGTCAATCTGCCAGAGCATCTGACGCTCTACCGAATGCACGGACTGAATCTATCGCACCAGTCATATATCCCCATGCTTCTTCACGCTCAGCGCTGTTATATCAATGCAGAAAGGCGGAAGTCGAGGCTCCCCCTGTATACGCATGAAGAGTATATCCACTCTCTCCGTCGTGATCCCACCAGCTATGAACTCATGGTGCGTTCCATGCGGCAGATGATGTTCTACAATATGGGAAAGGTGAACCTTCATAACCGGCGGTATTTTTTGGCCGCACGGGCACTCTTTATGGCGGCCGCCGCTGCTCCGAAAGACACTTTAAGACTCACCTCAAAGAGCAAAGTGGTAAGACGCCTTGCGGGCGCGCCCTAG
- a CDS encoding glycosyltransferase, which translates to MDVGDSTHKLKVIQVITHLDLGGAEEVAISLAEALYQDVDFVFFAVLGIADNQIGRDFLQRLTRLGIPVYSGTTIGMKYGGALHAGWQLSRLARRLRPDLIHVHTEIPEMTYACATLFGLSAKVRLIRTIHNSSLWPAWARIGRWAEGRMAGAKAAAVSQAGLDGLWRFQTEQGRPLSPADDTEVIYNGVARGVPPSEDSGPGRATRPLGQPVQVLFAGRFEVQKGVDLLPEIVEYAGRDTTQAVYLHVAGSGSKARELQQWASRPDLKWEVGIHEPVPALARRLQDGHFDIVLMPSRFEGLALVAIEALLAGVPVVATRVPGLAEVFTPDYPLLAPSEDSRAIGRLLAQAINRLPDYQDLTWRSIPLLHERFSHRSMAEKYLELYSRTLAPAASP; encoded by the coding sequence ATGGATGTTGGAGATTCGACGCACAAGTTGAAGGTCATACAGGTGATCACTCACCTTGATCTGGGAGGTGCCGAGGAAGTGGCGATCTCCCTGGCCGAAGCCCTGTATCAGGATGTTGATTTCGTCTTTTTTGCCGTGCTTGGTATTGCCGACAACCAGATCGGTCGAGATTTTCTCCAGCGGTTGACCCGTCTGGGCATCCCGGTGTATTCGGGCACCACCATCGGCATGAAATATGGGGGCGCCCTGCATGCTGGCTGGCAGCTCAGCCGCCTGGCCAGGCGGCTTCGCCCCGACCTCATCCATGTGCATACAGAGATTCCAGAGATGACGTATGCCTGCGCGACGCTCTTCGGACTCTCCGCGAAGGTACGGTTGATCCGAACCATCCACAACAGCTCGCTCTGGCCGGCCTGGGCCCGCATCGGGCGCTGGGCCGAGGGCCGGATGGCCGGTGCGAAAGCGGCTGCTGTGTCGCAGGCAGGTCTGGACGGCCTCTGGAGATTCCAGACCGAGCAGGGCCGCCCGCTCAGTCCGGCAGACGATACCGAGGTGATCTACAACGGGGTGGCCCGGGGAGTGCCCCCCAGCGAGGACTCTGGGCCGGGCCGTGCGACCAGACCACTGGGACAGCCTGTGCAGGTCTTGTTCGCGGGGCGCTTCGAGGTTCAAAAGGGCGTGGATCTCCTGCCTGAAATCGTGGAGTATGCAGGCCGCGACACCACCCAGGCCGTGTACCTGCATGTGGCGGGCAGTGGAAGCAAGGCCCGCGAACTCCAGCAGTGGGCAAGCCGGCCTGATCTGAAATGGGAGGTCGGCATTCACGAGCCCGTCCCCGCGCTTGCCCGTCGCCTGCAGGATGGCCATTTCGATATCGTCCTCATGCCCTCGCGCTTCGAGGGTCTGGCCCTGGTGGCGATCGAGGCGCTGCTGGCGGGAGTTCCGGTGGTCGCCACCAGGGTGCCCGGCCTGGCAGAAGTATTCACGCCCGACTACCCGTTGCTGGCACCGAGCGAAGACAGCCGAGCCATTGGGCGGCTCCTGGCCCAGGCCATCAATCGGCTTCCTGACTACCAGGATCTGACCTGGAGGAGTATTCCACTTCTGCACGAGCGTTTCAGTCACAGAAGCATGGCCGAGAAGTATCTGGAACTCTACAGCCGAACCCTCGCGCCAGCGGCTTCCCCATGA